One window from the genome of Rufibacter tibetensis encodes:
- a CDS encoding thioredoxin family protein, giving the protein MAIIQATDTDFQEVLKNNERVVVKYFADWCGNCRLFSPKFKRMAANEEFANVAFLDVNAETSPEARKLAGVTNLPFFAVFKNGELVEGAATSKEDYVTEMVRKIA; this is encoded by the coding sequence ATGGCTATCATTCAAGCTACTGATACAGATTTCCAGGAAGTGTTGAAAAACAACGAGCGCGTTGTAGTGAAGTATTTTGCTGATTGGTGTGGCAACTGCCGTCTGTTTTCCCCTAAGTTCAAGCGCATGGCCGCTAATGAAGAGTTTGCCAATGTAGCGTTTTTAGACGTGAATGCTGAAACCAGCCCTGAAGCCCGTAAACTGGCCGGTGTTACTAACCTGCCTTTCTTCGCGGTGTTCAAGAATGGCGAGTTGGTGGAAGGCGCCGCCACCAGCAAAGAAGATTATGTTACTGAAATGGTTCGTAAAATAGCGTAA